In Carassius gibelio isolate Cgi1373 ecotype wild population from Czech Republic chromosome B20, carGib1.2-hapl.c, whole genome shotgun sequence, the following are encoded in one genomic region:
- the LOC127983607 gene encoding uncharacterized protein LOC127983607 isoform X1, whose translation MALFRGLFEWVQCFVHRIPRRRKKQGVQKCTEAECTPMEGMSRPPDVGNTDQKYQSRYCKASKNLNDKDKREVGRKRKLKKERKMVDERESGRMEEETKDPTPLRIEVKPQPTPPAAEDKTPASSSFLKSVKGPLVAKRTCRHLLPLATKTRPPSSGEEPTLIQKVSQQHPALPAIEVNPLPGSSFIQSSVEEPPLPVANSAPKATETKPQRGSFVVDPEVVQKASRQLAQPATESLAVPTPKPVMSMSPEEEPQMVQGASQHLTEPLVLQHTTAGVKQKPMFVKVHPIVLDQSDDFRKKKCGDSKADASRKSKELDELMMRLFCVDFSNAPKKESQQHLKLENQPALEAGVKQKAVFEKVHPIVLDQSGDSGKKKCADSKDDDLQKAKELDEQMMKLLYVDYSPCPKK comes from the exons ATGGCACTGTTTCGTGGTTTGTTTGAGTGGGTTCAATGTTTTGTTCACCGCATacccagaagaagaaaaaaacaggggGTGCAGAAGTGCACAGAAGCAGAATGTACCCCAATGGAAGGGATGAGTAGACCCCCTGATGTTGGCAATACAGACCAGAAGTACCAGTCAAGATATTGCAAAGCATCGAAGAACCTAAATGACAAGGACAAAAGAGAGGTGGGGAggaaaagaaagttaaagaaggaaagaaagatggTGGACGAGAGAGAATCGGGCAGAATGGAAGAGGAGACCAAAGACCCAACTCCATTACGAATTGAAGTCAAACCCCAACCAACTCCACCAGCCGCTGAGGACAAAACCCCGGCTAGTTCTTCCTTCTTAAAGTCAGTGAAAGGGCCACTTGTGGCTAAAAGAACCTGTCGACACCTGCTTCCACTGGCCACCAAGACCAGACCTCCTTCATCAGGGGAAGAACCAACGCTGATTCAGAAGGTATCACAACAACACCCTGCTTTACCAGCCATTGAGGTTAACCCCCTTCCTGGTTCTTCCTTCATACAATCATCAGTGGAAGAACCTCCTTTACCAGTGGCAAATTCTGCTCCTAAAGCTACTGAGACCAAACCTCAGCGTGGTTCTTTTGTGGTGGACCCTGAGGTGGTTCAAAAGGCATCTCGACAACTGGCTCAACCAGCCACAGAATCACTGGCTGTTCCAACTCCAAAACCAGTCATGTCCATGTCTCCAGAGGAGGAACCACAGATGGTCCAAGGTGCCTCTCAACATTTGACTGAACCACTGGTCCTTCAGCATACAACTGCTGGGGTGAAGCAGAAACCAATGTTTGTGAAGGTCCATCCTATAGTTCTGGATCAGTCAGATGACTTCAGGAAAAAGAAATGTGGAGACTCTAAAGCTGATGCTTCACGAAAGTCTAAGGAACTGGATGAACTAATGATGAGGCTGTTCTGTGTAGACTTCAGCAATGCTCCCAAGAAGGAGAGCCAGCAACATTTAAAACTGGAAAACCAGCCAGCGCTGGAAGCTGGGGTGAAGCAGAAAGCCGTGTTTGAGAAG GTTCATCCTATAGTTCTGGATCAGTCAGGTGACTCTGGGAAAAAGAAATGTGCAGACTCCAAAGATGATGATCTACAGAAGGCTAAGGAACTGGATGAACAAATGATGAAGCTGTTATACGTAGACTACAGCCCTTGTCCTAAGAAATAG